A genomic segment from Polyangium mundeleinium encodes:
- a CDS encoding pentapeptide repeat-containing protein, which translates to MDKTELVQMVKGGEILAGVDLSGLDLAGADLSGGIFENVSFRGANLSGCLFKESVLSECDLDGARMDKANLRHAVFNRSTLRGADLTGGTLPVVKFYQCDLTEARLAGSDLVISGFAQSDLTRADLSGTNLDRAGFVESTVTGMILARACLKQTTLYKADLTKTDFAEARFENTLFIAAKLRDVSFASMDLTLSQFLDADLENASFERAIVRQCNFMRANLTGARFDGAEAQQAIFVEAKMARATLTKASLTRALFADAKMQLADLSGARVDEAIFHRAACEGTRLAGCDLTYADFTHADVSAADFTGAKVFRTRFHRVKDQDTIWCSRAAALGDEPEVATSEDWNPPY; encoded by the coding sequence GTGGATAAGACCGAGCTCGTGCAGATGGTGAAGGGCGGCGAGATCCTCGCCGGGGTCGACCTCTCGGGCCTCGATCTCGCCGGCGCCGATCTCTCGGGCGGCATCTTCGAGAACGTCTCGTTCCGCGGGGCGAACCTCAGCGGCTGCCTGTTCAAGGAGAGCGTGCTCAGCGAGTGCGACCTCGACGGCGCCCGCATGGACAAGGCGAACCTGCGCCACGCGGTCTTCAACCGCTCGACGTTGCGCGGCGCCGACCTCACGGGCGGGACCCTGCCCGTCGTGAAGTTCTACCAGTGCGACCTCACGGAGGCGCGGCTCGCGGGCTCCGATCTCGTCATCTCGGGCTTCGCGCAGAGCGACCTCACGCGCGCCGATCTCTCGGGCACGAACCTCGACCGCGCCGGCTTCGTCGAGTCGACGGTGACGGGCATGATCCTCGCCCGCGCGTGCCTCAAGCAAACGACGCTCTACAAGGCCGACCTCACGAAGACCGACTTCGCCGAGGCGCGCTTCGAGAACACGCTCTTCATCGCCGCCAAGCTCCGCGACGTGAGCTTCGCCTCGATGGATCTCACGCTCTCGCAGTTCCTCGACGCGGACCTCGAAAACGCCTCCTTCGAGCGGGCGATCGTACGCCAGTGCAACTTCATGCGCGCGAACCTCACGGGCGCGCGCTTCGACGGCGCCGAGGCGCAGCAGGCGATCTTCGTCGAGGCGAAGATGGCGCGCGCGACGCTCACGAAGGCGTCCCTCACGCGGGCGCTCTTCGCGGACGCCAAGATGCAGCTCGCCGACCTCTCGGGCGCGCGCGTGGACGAGGCCATCTTCCACCGCGCCGCGTGCGAGGGGACGCGGCTCGCCGGCTGCGACCTGACCTACGCCGACTTCACGCACGCCGACGTCTCGGCGGCCGACTTCACCGGCGCGAAGGTCTTCCGGACGCGTTTCCACCGCGTCAAAGACCAGGATACGATCTGGTGTAGCCGCGCCGCCGCCCTCGGCGACGAGCCCGAGGTGGCGACGTCCGAGGACTGGAACCCGCCGTATTGA
- a CDS encoding DUF3540 domain-containing protein codes for MHAAARKLNREVTTIDEGTVVDVKDGVFTVRVGEFDVAARRAKSCLVAPAPGDVVLCSFGPGGRSFVLAVLEGPAGETQPTTKLDVEGDLEVSVGSGKLGLRAAKGVSVTSGDELSLVGRALSVSALEGTLFVQKLAYLGDRLKAEVEAIKTVGKTRESFFERVSERVKRSFRTVEDIDQLKANKVDYAAETTLAMRAAHAVVHAEELIKVDGKQIQLG; via the coding sequence ATGCACGCTGCCGCAAGGAAGTTGAATCGCGAGGTCACGACGATCGACGAGGGGACGGTCGTCGACGTGAAGGACGGCGTCTTCACGGTCCGCGTCGGTGAATTCGATGTCGCGGCCCGGCGCGCGAAGAGCTGCCTCGTCGCGCCCGCGCCGGGCGACGTGGTGCTCTGCTCGTTTGGCCCCGGGGGCCGGAGCTTCGTGCTCGCGGTGCTCGAAGGCCCCGCGGGGGAAACGCAGCCGACGACGAAGCTCGACGTCGAGGGCGATCTCGAGGTCTCCGTCGGCTCCGGCAAGCTCGGCCTGCGCGCGGCCAAGGGCGTGAGCGTCACGTCGGGCGACGAGCTCAGCCTCGTCGGCCGGGCGCTCTCCGTGAGCGCGCTCGAAGGCACGCTCTTCGTGCAAAAGCTCGCCTACCTCGGCGACCGCCTGAAGGCCGAGGTCGAGGCGATCAAGACCGTCGGCAAGACACGCGAGTCGTTCTTCGAGCGTGTCTCCGAGCGCGTAAAACGATCGTTCCGCACGGTCGAGGACATCGACCAGCTCAAGGCGAACAAGGTCGACTACGCGGCCGAGACGACGCTCGCGATGCGCGCCGCGCACGCGGTCGTGCACGCCGAGGAGCTCATCAAGGTCGACGGCAAACAGATCCAGCTCGGCTAG
- a CDS encoding DUF4150 domain-containing protein produces the protein MFANSQMGGLNLGFPDVCLTPVPPAPAPIPIPYPNLSIGPLGIPFVPVVLYGGTPAHNLATMIPISMGDNPGIATGIASGTVMGPTRSLTAAFSVLVGGLPGTRLTSVNIHNSTNAPGMRIVPSQVRVLLLAP, from the coding sequence ATGTTCGCGAACTCGCAGATGGGCGGGCTGAACCTGGGCTTTCCGGACGTGTGCCTCACCCCGGTGCCGCCCGCGCCCGCGCCGATCCCGATCCCCTACCCGAACCTGTCCATCGGCCCGCTCGGGATCCCGTTTGTCCCCGTCGTGCTGTACGGCGGCACGCCCGCGCACAACCTCGCGACGATGATCCCCATCAGCATGGGAGACAACCCGGGCATCGCGACGGGCATCGCGTCCGGGACCGTGATGGGCCCGACGCGCAGCCTCACGGCCGCGTTCTCCGTGCTCGTCGGGGGCCTACCGGGCACACGCCTGACGAGCGTGAACATCCACAACAGCACGAACGCGCCTGGGATGCGCATCGTCCCGAGCCAGGTGCGCGTGCTGCTCCTGGCGCCCTGA
- a CDS encoding DUF2169 family type VI secretion system accessory protein translates to MASMEVVSACPLRVGSILWQPREGTYVLTVVCKATFTLAPDLSVLAEEQDDPNEHDEYWDDDARRSLSAASDFAPFKRGADILLVGHAYAPHASPGGPFFARLVVGDMLDKTIEVHGERAWTADGRLLEEPPAGRVALRWERAAGGPGTTNPVGVSPNAPPDARHLRRVPNFGPPGLRLTRPSEVIPPVGFGPIAPTWPERQANLPRHAAGWDHQRLGAWPLPAGIDASFFNTAPPDQRVPELVGDERISLTNLHPHLPALSTRLRLVKPRALVQKSGAPADLRFRCDTLFLDTNRGIGTLTWRGSLPLVSPHEDGCVVVTTEESDRQLSGSGAPGTVQLDWRSSQQAAVSPALPFTPSDPADEETNSLSLEDTTTISPDSQRLDPGAALPFVKPPLAVLGVALPAPPPLAPAPVRPPSSVPPPPLPFEPPPPASRPAPPDRVAPGLPQAPPMIGPLATLRDPAPSEIAPPPAPAPAPAPPAPAPATPAPEPAPERDPATVSIEQFATISAEIAEQHESRADILRRAELTERTFAEVERRCSRVLAEEAARGEHDERTKYDRSYVAAVEGFRGPIKPDEYARIMASLVRGQAPAVLDELEIQQPALMPILRSWAKNAAGATGAGGGALDALDAFRGTKRT, encoded by the coding sequence ATGGCCTCGATGGAAGTCGTCTCGGCGTGCCCCCTTCGTGTCGGCTCGATCCTCTGGCAGCCGCGGGAGGGCACGTACGTGCTCACGGTCGTCTGCAAGGCGACCTTCACCCTCGCGCCGGACCTCTCCGTACTCGCCGAGGAGCAGGACGATCCGAACGAGCACGACGAGTACTGGGACGACGACGCGCGGCGCAGCCTGAGCGCGGCGAGTGACTTCGCCCCGTTCAAGCGTGGCGCCGACATCCTCCTCGTCGGCCACGCCTACGCGCCCCACGCCTCGCCGGGCGGGCCCTTTTTCGCGCGGCTCGTGGTCGGCGACATGCTCGACAAGACGATCGAGGTGCACGGCGAGCGCGCGTGGACCGCGGACGGGCGCCTGCTCGAAGAGCCTCCCGCGGGCCGCGTGGCGCTCCGGTGGGAGCGGGCCGCGGGCGGGCCGGGCACGACGAACCCGGTGGGCGTGTCGCCGAACGCGCCGCCGGATGCGCGGCACCTCCGGCGCGTGCCGAACTTCGGGCCCCCTGGCTTGCGCCTGACGCGGCCCTCGGAGGTGATCCCGCCGGTCGGCTTCGGGCCGATCGCGCCGACGTGGCCCGAGCGCCAGGCAAACCTCCCCCGGCATGCGGCGGGCTGGGATCACCAACGGCTCGGGGCGTGGCCGCTGCCCGCCGGGATCGACGCGTCGTTCTTCAACACGGCGCCGCCGGACCAGCGCGTCCCGGAGCTCGTGGGCGACGAGCGGATCTCGCTCACGAACCTGCACCCGCATCTCCCCGCGCTCTCGACACGCCTGCGGCTCGTCAAACCACGCGCGCTCGTGCAGAAGAGCGGGGCGCCGGCCGATCTGCGCTTCCGGTGCGACACGCTCTTCCTCGACACGAACCGGGGCATCGGCACGCTCACCTGGCGGGGCAGCTTGCCGCTCGTATCGCCGCACGAGGACGGGTGCGTCGTGGTGACGACCGAGGAGAGTGATCGTCAGCTCTCGGGGAGCGGCGCGCCCGGCACGGTCCAGCTCGACTGGCGTTCGAGCCAGCAGGCGGCCGTCTCCCCTGCCCTGCCCTTCACGCCCAGCGATCCGGCGGACGAGGAGACGAACAGCCTCTCCCTGGAGGACACGACGACGATCTCGCCCGACTCCCAGCGGCTCGATCCGGGGGCGGCGCTGCCCTTCGTAAAACCTCCGCTCGCCGTCCTGGGGGTGGCCTTGCCCGCGCCGCCGCCGCTCGCGCCGGCGCCTGTGCGGCCCCCGTCCTCCGTACCGCCGCCGCCGCTGCCCTTCGAGCCGCCGCCGCCCGCGTCGCGCCCCGCGCCGCCCGACAGGGTCGCGCCGGGCCTGCCCCAGGCTCCGCCGATGATCGGCCCCCTCGCGACGCTCCGTGATCCCGCGCCCTCCGAGATCGCCCCGCCGCCTGCGCCCGCGCCCGCGCCCGCGCCTCCTGCGCCCGCCCCGGCCACGCCGGCGCCGGAGCCTGCGCCCGAGCGTGATCCGGCGACTGTTTCGATCGAGCAGTTCGCCACGATCTCGGCCGAAATCGCGGAGCAACACGAGAGCCGCGCCGACATCCTCCGGCGAGCCGAGCTGACGGAGAGGACCTTCGCCGAGGTCGAGCGCCGGTGTTCACGCGTGCTCGCCGAGGAAGCGGCCCGCGGGGAGCATGACGAGCGAACCAAGTACGACCGCTCGTACGTCGCCGCGGTGGAGGGGTTTCGGGGGCCGATCAAGCCCGACGAATACGCGCGGATCATGGCGTCCCTCGTGCGGGGACAGGCCCCTGCCGTGCTCGACGAGCTCGAGATTCAGCAGCCGGCGCTGATGCCGATCCTGCGTTCATGGGCGAAGAACGCCGCCGGAGCCACGGGCGCTGGTGGCGGGGCGCTCGACGCGCTCGACGCCTTCCGCGGAACGAAGCGCACCTGA
- a CDS encoding STAS domain-containing protein gives MRQRLADLRKQVDVQAEEITRVREEALRYRRYFNLAQVGMAITSPDTGWIEFNDRLCEQLGYTPDELKTTTWVSLTHPEDVSLDLDLFASLVKGEIQRYSLDKRFVRKNGSIMYGNILLQGVYRNDGSFDHLFGFLHDITERWEGERERLALKQEIIDAQKKALRELSTPLIPVAEHVLVMPLVGTIDSVRAQAVLEVLLDGVTTYQARMTILDVTGVEVVDAEVMNALVQAARAVNLLGAQAILTGIQPRIAKTLVDLQTDLSTIMTLSTVREGISYALGRQKS, from the coding sequence TTGCGCCAACGCCTCGCCGACCTGAGGAAACAAGTCGACGTGCAGGCCGAGGAGATCACGCGGGTCCGCGAGGAAGCGCTGCGATATCGCCGGTATTTCAACCTCGCGCAGGTGGGCATGGCCATCACGTCCCCCGACACCGGTTGGATCGAGTTCAACGATCGGCTCTGCGAGCAGCTCGGCTATACACCGGACGAGCTGAAGACCACGACCTGGGTCTCCCTCACGCATCCCGAGGACGTCTCGCTCGACCTGGACCTGTTCGCGAGCCTCGTCAAAGGCGAAATCCAGCGTTATAGCCTCGACAAACGTTTCGTGCGCAAAAACGGGAGCATCATGTATGGGAACATTCTCCTGCAAGGTGTCTACCGCAACGACGGTTCCTTCGACCACCTCTTTGGGTTTCTGCACGACATCACCGAACGCTGGGAGGGCGAACGGGAGCGGTTGGCGCTGAAGCAGGAGATCATCGACGCGCAGAAAAAAGCGTTGCGCGAGCTTTCGACGCCGCTCATCCCCGTCGCAGAGCACGTCCTCGTGATGCCGCTCGTGGGCACGATCGACAGCGTCCGCGCCCAGGCCGTGCTGGAGGTGTTGCTCGACGGCGTCACGACGTACCAGGCACGAATGACCATCCTCGACGTCACCGGCGTGGAGGTCGTGGATGCCGAGGTCATGAACGCGCTCGTTCAGGCCGCCCGAGCCGTCAACTTGCTGGGCGCGCAGGCCATCCTGACCGGGATTCAGCCGCGCATCGCCAAGACGCTCGTGGATCTCCAAACCGATCTGAGCACCATCATGACGCTGAGCACCGTCCGAGAGGGCATTTCCTACGCTCTAGGGAGGCAGAAATCATGA
- a CDS encoding IS4 family transposase gives MLDAETASSAEAWAAEEFGHADLGDPRRTRRLTRMAAQAVLYPSGKVSEVFQVDAHRQGAYDFLESRHIDVGAILEATGLATARRCAKEMFVFVAIDATSLTLTDHNRSKDFGAVGTHGRGTRGLKVVCGLAVDAQGVPCGLTSMQWWAREQKQKEDSAKRKLHEKELGHWANVITETSERLAMAASGCCAWYQLDREADAWQLLLHLSTSGHWFTVRGKANRRLMSETGASRYVFDELARPSARKGSFPLWISAAPGRTERMARMSAHVAAVTLSLRDGWNKRWRALPLYAVRVLETSSVPAGEPRIDWLLYTNHPVQTLEDALLVAHGYSQRWRIEDFFRTWKTGQCNVESTQLQGTQQVKIWGSMLAAIATRTERLKHLARTQPDLPATEELATYEVEALVLLKRKRKKKNEQIPDGIPPIALAVQWIAELGGYTGKSSGGPPGSVTISRGLERLAPAAEMLRVLRENGLVR, from the coding sequence ATGTTGGATGCAGAGACAGCCTCGTCGGCGGAAGCGTGGGCGGCGGAGGAGTTTGGGCATGCGGACCTTGGAGACCCGCGCCGGACCCGGCGGCTGACGCGCATGGCCGCGCAGGCGGTGCTGTATCCGTCGGGAAAGGTGAGTGAAGTCTTCCAAGTCGATGCCCACAGGCAGGGAGCGTACGACTTCCTGGAGAGCCGACACATCGACGTAGGGGCCATCCTCGAGGCCACCGGTCTTGCCACCGCGCGCCGTTGCGCCAAGGAGATGTTCGTCTTCGTCGCCATCGATGCCACCAGCCTGACGCTCACGGATCACAACCGCAGCAAGGACTTCGGCGCGGTCGGCACGCATGGTCGAGGCACCCGCGGGCTGAAGGTCGTTTGCGGTCTCGCCGTCGACGCGCAGGGGGTGCCCTGCGGCTTGACGTCGATGCAGTGGTGGGCGCGAGAGCAGAAGCAGAAAGAAGACAGCGCCAAGCGCAAGCTGCACGAAAAGGAGCTCGGCCACTGGGCCAACGTGATCACCGAGACGTCCGAGCGGCTCGCCATGGCGGCGTCGGGTTGTTGTGCCTGGTACCAGCTCGACCGGGAGGCTGATGCCTGGCAGCTTTTGCTTCACCTCTCGACGAGCGGGCACTGGTTCACCGTGCGGGGCAAGGCAAACCGCCGGCTCATGTCGGAGACGGGCGCGAGCCGATACGTGTTCGACGAGTTGGCGCGCCCGAGCGCCCGAAAGGGCTCCTTTCCCCTTTGGATCTCGGCCGCACCGGGTCGCACGGAGCGAATGGCGCGGATGAGCGCGCATGTCGCGGCTGTCACGCTGTCGCTTCGAGACGGGTGGAACAAGCGTTGGCGCGCGTTGCCGCTGTATGCCGTGCGCGTCCTCGAGACCAGCAGCGTGCCCGCGGGCGAGCCTCGCATCGATTGGCTGCTGTACACCAACCACCCCGTGCAAACGCTCGAGGATGCGTTGCTGGTCGCCCATGGTTACAGCCAGCGCTGGCGCATCGAGGACTTTTTCCGGACGTGGAAGACGGGCCAGTGCAACGTCGAGTCCACGCAACTTCAAGGGACCCAACAAGTCAAAATCTGGGGCAGCATGCTCGCAGCCATCGCCACACGCACCGAACGTCTCAAGCACCTCGCGCGCACCCAACCGGACCTGCCAGCGACCGAAGAGCTCGCGACATACGAGGTCGAGGCCTTGGTGCTGCTCAAGCGGAAACGGAAGAAGAAGAACGAGCAGATCCCCGATGGGATCCCGCCCATCGCGCTCGCCGTGCAGTGGATCGCCGAGCTCGGCGGCTACACAGGCAAGTCTTCCGGAGGTCCCCCCGGCTCCGTCACCATCAGCCGCGGCCTGGAGCGCCTGGCCCCCGCAGCAGAGATGCTGCGGGTCCTCAGGGAGAATGGGCTCGTGAGATGA